In one Campylobacter insulaenigrae NCTC 12927 genomic region, the following are encoded:
- a CDS encoding 4Fe-4S dicluster domain-containing protein: MKDFVFLKNDDLIPLSDDISIVTDICEDVFIGNSLLLNPEVYAPEINFYLKNSKDNILKKSKTIDTLYKIRSKVYDMGLDLEYTKEVGKNVIIVSDDDEIKLLEELKKQDYKILKISNEECQVVLSSIGELCVIVLKNNEQIELECDFFLYKNKKDSYDKQSGCYDINNLSNEEVLKLLNNNSPKYKFRNYISYDDSICQYHNRRSIHCGKCDEICPSVAILKDDEKRQLEFSHIDCVNCGECVSICPSGALDYAPMPRNSFYEVLKFYEDRIILVISEDKKIEDLNIILKENVMPFMVKTDHFFDQAHLLAMLQTSGANVIIYGDNITNKEAIDLVNEIFQKKFNHDGVLLANDEITLQNAINQANVIPKLKFMINNTSFLKREDFAMRVKELIQDDKLGNIPSKEWIRYGKISVNTNTCTLCLACVGSCNVGALIADAKDNSLKFNASLCTTCGYCEASCAEKDTLVLQRSGIDLEKEYFSFITLAKDELFACIECGKEFATKKAIEKIASIMKPKFLGDDAKIKTLYCCAECKAKVMIQNMNIL; the protein is encoded by the coding sequence ATGAAAGATTTTGTTTTTTTAAAGAATGATGATTTGATTCCTTTAAGCGATGATATTTCTATAGTAACCGATATTTGCGAAGATGTTTTTATAGGAAATTCTTTGCTTTTAAATCCTGAAGTGTATGCTCCAGAGATCAATTTTTATTTGAAGAATTCTAAAGATAATATTTTAAAAAAATCAAAAACCATTGATACTTTATATAAGATAAGATCTAAAGTTTATGATATGGGGCTTGATTTAGAGTATACTAAAGAAGTAGGTAAAAATGTAATCATTGTTAGTGATGATGATGAGATAAAATTATTAGAAGAATTAAAAAAACAAGATTATAAAATTTTAAAAATTTCAAATGAAGAATGTCAAGTTGTATTAAGTTCGATAGGAGAACTTTGTGTAATAGTTTTAAAAAATAATGAACAAATAGAACTTGAATGTGATTTTTTCTTGTATAAAAATAAAAAAGATAGTTATGATAAACAAAGTGGGTGCTATGATATAAATAATTTAAGCAATGAAGAAGTTTTAAAATTATTAAATAATAATTCGCCTAAATATAAATTTAGAAATTATATTAGTTACGATGATAGTATTTGTCAATATCACAATAGAAGAAGTATTCATTGTGGAAAATGTGACGAAATATGTCCTAGCGTAGCCATTTTAAAAGATGATGAAAAAAGGCAATTGGAATTTTCTCATATTGATTGTGTTAATTGTGGTGAATGTGTAAGTATTTGTCCTAGTGGAGCACTTGATTATGCCCCTATGCCAAGAAATAGTTTTTATGAGGTTTTAAAATTTTATGAAGATAGAATAATTTTAGTTATTTCAGAAGATAAAAAGATAGAAGATTTAAATATTATTTTAAAAGAAAATGTGATGCCATTTATGGTTAAAACTGATCATTTTTTTGATCAAGCTCATCTTTTGGCTATGTTGCAAACTAGTGGCGCGAATGTGATAATTTATGGAGATAATATTACAAATAAAGAAGCAATAGATCTTGTTAATGAAATTTTTCAAAAAAAATTCAATCACGATGGAGTTTTATTAGCAAACGATGAAATTACACTTCAAAACGCTATAAATCAAGCTAATGTTATACCAAAATTAAAATTTATGATTAATAATACTTCTTTTTTGAAAAGAGAGGATTTTGCTATGAGAGTAAAAGAGCTTATCCAAGATGATAAATTAGGAAATATTCCTAGTAAAGAGTGGATACGCTATGGAAAAATTTCTGTAAATACAAATACCTGTACATTATGTTTAGCCTGTGTTGGATCTTGCAACGTAGGAGCTTTAATAGCTGATGCTAAAGATAATTCTTTGAAATTTAATGCGAGCTTGTGTACTACCTGTGGATACTGCGAAGCAAGTTGTGCAGAAAAAGATACTTTAGTGCTTCAAAGAAGTGGTATTGATTTAGAGAAAGAATATTTTTCTTTTATAACTTTAGCCAAGGACGAACTTTTTGCATGTATTGAATGTGGTAAAGAATTTGCTACAAAAAAAGCTATAGAAAAAATAGCTAGCATTATGAAACCAAAATTTTTAGGCGATGATGCTAAAATTAAAACTCTATATTGTTGTGCTGAATGTAAAGCTAAAGTAATGATTCAAAATATGAATATATTGTAG
- the selA gene encoding L-seryl-tRNA(Sec) selenium transferase, which produces MNKFRTFPPINSLINDKNLSAYPLYLRNYFSKLVVLKCKKQILKDPKLEFSFEDLSFKIKNSINEFLNLQSKSLINATGVIIHTNLGRSIIDENVFEQTKDIVCSYSNLEFNINSGKRGSRYDWLSANLKILFNCEDCLIVNNNAAAVFLILNTLAKDYEVITSRSELVEIGGSFRIPEVIHAAGVKLKEIGTTNKTHLQDYKDAISLNTKIILKTHRSNFTFKGFFEEVSLEEIYNLAKKKKIISYYDLGSGWCENLNSKLTKDEPCVKDLLKYCDILSFSGDKLFGSTQAGIILGKKKYIEKLKKNQLLRMLRVDKITLAFLNETTKVYLEKKYEKIPTLKLLNDDLTNIKAKAIFVKNKIQILSDLKISKSLVGGGSMPDKSLDTFVLSFKGKALVLQENFRKKGVVGRIEKGKFVLDFRTILDKDLEKLIQIINEVFNG; this is translated from the coding sequence ATGAACAAATTTAGAACATTTCCTCCGATAAATTCTCTCATCAATGATAAAAATTTGAGTGCTTATCCTTTATATTTAAGAAATTATTTTTCAAAGTTAGTCGTTTTAAAGTGCAAAAAGCAGATTTTAAAAGATCCAAAATTAGAGTTTTCTTTTGAAGATCTTAGTTTTAAAATAAAAAATTCTATAAATGAATTTTTAAATCTTCAGTCAAAAAGCTTAATTAATGCAACCGGAGTAATTATTCATACTAATTTAGGTCGTAGTATTATAGATGAAAATGTTTTTGAACAAACAAAAGATATTGTATGTTCTTATTCTAATTTAGAATTTAATATTAACAGTGGCAAAAGAGGATCAAGATATGACTGGCTTAGTGCAAATTTAAAAATTTTATTTAATTGCGAAGACTGCTTAATTGTTAATAATAATGCTGCAGCAGTTTTTTTAATCTTAAATACACTAGCAAAAGATTACGAGGTTATCACTTCAAGAAGCGAATTAGTAGAAATTGGAGGTAGCTTTAGAATACCTGAAGTAATTCATGCTGCTGGAGTCAAGCTTAAAGAAATAGGAACAACTAATAAAACTCATTTGCAAGATTATAAAGATGCCATCTCCTTAAATACTAAAATTATACTAAAAACTCATCGCTCAAATTTTACTTTTAAAGGATTTTTCGAAGAAGTTTCTCTAGAAGAAATTTATAACTTAGCAAAAAAGAAAAAAATTATCTCCTATTATGATTTAGGTTCAGGCTGGTGTGAAAATTTAAATTCAAAACTTACAAAGGATGAGCCTTGTGTAAAAGACTTACTAAAATATTGCGATATATTGAGTTTTAGCGGCGATAAGCTTTTTGGATCTACTCAAGCTGGCATAATACTTGGAAAGAAAAAATACATAGAAAAACTTAAAAAAAATCAACTCTTAAGAATGCTAAGAGTTGATAAAATCACCCTAGCCTTTTTAAATGAAACTACAAAAGTATATTTGGAAAAAAAATATGAAAAAATTCCAACTTTAAAACTACTCAATGATGATTTAACAAATATAAAAGCAAAAGCTATTTTTGTAAAAAATAAAATCCAAATTCTTTCTGATTTAAAAATTTCAAAAAGTCTAGTAGGTGGTGGCTCTATGCCTGATAAAAGTTTAGATACTTTTGTATTGAGTTTTAAAGGTAAGGCTTTGGTGTTACAAGAAAATTTTAGAAAAAAAGGTGTTGTAGGTCGTATCGAAAAAGGAAAATTTGTATTAGACTTTAGAACTATATTAGATAAAGATTTGGAAAAATTAATTCAAATCATTAATGAGGTGTTTAATGGATAG
- the selB gene encoding selenocysteine-specific translation elongation factor gives MDSIIVGTAGHIDHGKTSLIKALNGFDGDNLKEEQEKGITINLSFSHLKNSNTNLAFIDVPGHENLIKTMISGAFAFKICLFVVDINEGLKAQSIEHLKVLEFLGVEDIILILSKVDLCENIEFKKNTILKELQSYKINLLKIFLTSIYDKKSTEELKKYLLNLNPKKCHKDFVFRYFIDRVFSLKGIGTIVTGSLNEGKISKNEKIYCIENQKDIIVKNIQIHDINVDQICAYNRVALNLNCNYYDLKKGYILTKKGLFRSFKSIDVLIFSNKIKHKSELEFCTGSKKVNAKLNIIKEFENKTYATLDFEKNLALCFDDRFILLENGRVKSGGIVLNSVSEPLKKDVKIQFLELLEQKEFNAIFEFLKDTHKFGFGLLSSYQRFKLTHQEALKLAKNLSNVFIDEKGLNVYNLKSQNELKNFINFIFSKNKNALISANSISLRLSWASEEFCAYTLKQMQDFLDFKDGIYFLKGQDFEKLKEKNYCELFEILKKEGIRPTAPYNLYEQLGLDRKNGDTILKKLTKENKVIRLTHNIFIEKQALDLLMDNFLLLLKTQNLDVNFIKNYFKISRKYAIAYLEYLDNNFKQVKKINEKRMLKY, from the coding sequence ATGGATAGCATTATTGTAGGAACTGCTGGTCATATTGATCATGGAAAAACTTCTCTTATTAAGGCTCTTAATGGCTTTGATGGAGATAATTTAAAAGAAGAACAAGAAAAAGGAATCACCATAAATCTTAGTTTTTCCCATTTGAAAAATTCTAATACAAATTTAGCATTTATTGATGTTCCTGGACATGAAAATTTAATCAAAACAATGATTAGCGGAGCTTTTGCTTTTAAGATATGTCTGTTTGTTGTAGATATTAACGAAGGTTTAAAAGCTCAAAGTATAGAGCATTTAAAAGTTTTAGAATTTTTAGGTGTAGAAGATATTATTTTAATTTTAAGTAAAGTTGATTTGTGTGAAAACATTGAATTTAAAAAAAATACTATATTAAAAGAATTGCAATCATATAAAATCAATTTATTAAAAATTTTTCTTACTAGCATTTATGATAAAAAAAGCACTGAAGAATTAAAAAAATATTTATTAAATTTAAATCCAAAAAAATGTCATAAAGATTTTGTTTTTAGATATTTTATTGATAGAGTTTTTTCCTTAAAAGGAATTGGAACAATAGTTACTGGAAGCCTAAATGAAGGAAAAATTTCTAAAAATGAAAAAATTTATTGCATTGAAAATCAAAAAGACATTATCGTAAAAAATATTCAAATTCATGACATAAATGTTGATCAAATTTGTGCCTACAACCGAGTAGCTTTGAATTTAAATTGCAATTATTATGATTTGAAAAAAGGATACATTTTAACAAAAAAAGGACTTTTTAGAAGTTTTAAAAGTATAGACGTTTTGATTTTTTCTAATAAAATCAAACATAAAAGTGAATTAGAATTTTGCACAGGGAGTAAAAAAGTTAATGCCAAATTAAACATCATAAAAGAATTTGAAAATAAAACTTATGCAACTTTAGATTTTGAAAAAAACTTAGCTTTATGCTTTGATGATAGATTTATTTTACTTGAAAATGGACGTGTCAAAAGTGGTGGAATAGTTTTAAATTCTGTAAGCGAACCGCTAAAAAAAGATGTAAAAATACAATTTTTAGAACTTTTAGAACAAAAAGAATTTAATGCAATATTTGAATTCTTAAAAGATACTCATAAATTTGGTTTTGGATTACTCTCAAGCTATCAACGTTTTAAATTAACCCACCAAGAAGCTTTAAAATTAGCTAAAAATTTATCAAATGTTTTTATTGATGAAAAAGGTTTAAATGTGTATAACCTAAAGTCACAAAATGAACTTAAAAATTTCATAAATTTTATCTTTTCTAAAAATAAAAATGCACTAATATCAGCTAATTCTATATCTTTAAGACTCTCATGGGCAAGCGAAGAATTTTGTGCATATACTTTAAAACAGATGCAAGATTTTTTAGATTTTAAAGATGGAATTTATTTTCTAAAAGGACAAGATTTTGAAAAATTAAAAGAAAAAAATTATTGCGAACTTTTTGAAATTCTAAAAAAAGAAGGGATCAGACCAACAGCTCCTTATAATCTTTACGAACAATTGGGATTAGATAGAAAAAATGGAGATACTATACTCAAAAAATTAACTAAAGAAAATAAAGTAATAAGATTAACACATAATATATTTATAGAAAAACAAGCTTTAGATTTATTGATGGATAATTTTTTATTACTTTTAAAAACACAAAATTTAGATGTAAATTTTATTAAAAATTATTTTAAAATTTCACGAAAATATGCTATTGCATACTTAGAATATCTTGATAACAATTTTAAACAAGTAAAAAAAATTAATGAAAAAAGAATGCTTAAATATTAA
- a CDS encoding thioredoxin fold domain-containing protein translates to MKKSLALLTLASSLFAANNEEIINFFKKNPNLSNANITIASREKIEDSNFEAVMVNFDFSGKNFQEIVFTDGNFITTELIDLKKERFYSQVFQAKLMEKQQAEFSKKALVELQKENMFISLGDKNKPLLYVFSDPECPYCRMHLEKIEDTLKTHQVKFILTPIHDISAFEKSALIYKESKNAKDDAQKIAIMKKYYDKNLKEYNKPSNAEVNEVKNTFEKYSKLGLRAVPTIINAQK, encoded by the coding sequence ATGAAAAAATCTTTAGCTTTGCTAACATTAGCTAGTTCATTATTTGCAGCAAATAACGAAGAAATAATTAATTTCTTTAAAAAAAATCCAAACTTAAGCAATGCTAATATTACCATTGCAAGTAGAGAAAAAATTGAAGATAGCAATTTTGAGGCAGTGATGGTTAATTTTGATTTCTCAGGAAAAAACTTTCAAGAAATAGTATTTACCGATGGCAACTTTATCACTACAGAACTTATAGATCTTAAAAAAGAAAGATTCTATTCTCAAGTATTTCAAGCAAAACTTATGGAAAAACAACAAGCCGAATTTTCTAAGAAAGCATTGGTAGAATTACAAAAAGAAAATATGTTTATCTCTTTAGGTGATAAAAACAAACCCTTACTTTATGTATTTAGTGATCCAGAATGTCCATATTGTAGAATGCATTTGGAAAAAATCGAAGATACTTTAAAAACCCATCAAGTAAAATTTATACTCACACCAATCCACGATATTAGCGCATTCGAAAAATCGGCATTAATTTATAAAGAAAGTAAAAATGCAAAAGATGATGCTCAAAAAATTGCTATCATGAAAAAATATTATGATAAAAATTTAAAAGAATATAACAAACCAAGTAATGCAGAGGTAAATGAAGTCAAAAATACCTTTGAAAAATATTCTAAACTTGGCTTACGCGCTGTTCCAACGATAATAAATGCACAAAAATAA